Proteins from one Lacrimispora sphenoides genomic window:
- a CDS encoding GntR family transcriptional regulator, with product MRLTERYSKETGREYALRMLKDNIIHLDLVPGSMLSENELSSEMNLSRTPVREALIELSKVKIVEIYPQKGSAVALIDYKLVEEAIFMRNVLECAVVELACKTAGEEAVMGLRENVKLQEFYLENRSPERLLKLDDEFHRLLFHITGKDQVYQLMDSITIHFDRIRSMSLIAVKDLKTISDHQAIVEAIAAKDGSKAKGLMEKHLSRYKIDEEALRKEYSEYFL from the coding sequence ATGCGGCTGACAGAACGGTATTCCAAAGAGACAGGAAGGGAATATGCACTCCGGATGTTAAAGGATAATATCATACATCTTGATCTGGTTCCCGGGAGTATGCTGAGCGAGAATGAATTGTCCTCAGAGATGAATTTATCCCGGACTCCGGTGAGAGAAGCACTGATTGAGCTGTCAAAGGTGAAAATCGTGGAAATTTATCCTCAAAAGGGAAGCGCAGTGGCTTTGATCGATTATAAGCTGGTGGAAGAGGCGATTTTTATGCGCAATGTCCTGGAATGCGCAGTTGTGGAACTGGCTTGTAAGACGGCTGGGGAAGAAGCAGTCATGGGGTTGAGAGAGAATGTGAAGCTTCAGGAGTTTTATCTGGAAAATCGTTCTCCGGAGCGGCTTCTTAAGCTGGATGATGAATTTCACCGGCTGCTGTTTCACATAACCGGCAAGGACCAGGTTTATCAGCTCATGGACAGCATTACCATTCACTTTGACAGGATACGCAGCATGTCTCTGATTGCAGTAAAGGATCTAAAGACAATTTCCGACCATCAGGCCATTGTGGAAGCCATTGCTGCAAAGGATGGAAGCAAAGCAAAAGGATTGATGGAAAAGCATTTATCCAGATATAAAATCGATGAAGAAGCCTTGCGAAAGGAATATTCGGAGTATTTTCTGTGA
- the uxuA gene encoding mannonate dehydratase: protein MKMIMRWFPFGDDSVTLGQIRQTPGVSGVGTCLPKVPVGQVWPLETLKALKKEINEAGLEMEVIESVNIHEDIKKGLSTRDEYIDAYIKTLEHLSLVGVKCLCYNFMPVMDWARSDLAYQTDDGSYVMAYRHDEVLQMNPEKMAKAMEGKARGYSLPGWEPERLYAMAQDIEFYQSMTREQYWNNMKYFLDAVVPYAEKYDIKMAIHPDDPPWPLYGLPKVITNAENIRTFLDLNSNPYNGLTLCTGSLGSDLSNDIPAMMREFGNRKRIHFAHIRNVHHISDKDFDEAAHLSSCGDLDMFAIVEALYESGFEGYIRPDHGRMIWGEQARPGYGLYDRAIGANYLLGLWEAIDKTHKKRK from the coding sequence ATGAAAATGATTATGCGTTGGTTTCCCTTTGGGGATGACAGCGTGACCCTTGGCCAGATCCGCCAGACACCGGGGGTTTCCGGTGTGGGCACCTGCCTGCCTAAGGTTCCTGTGGGACAAGTATGGCCCCTGGAGACCTTAAAAGCCCTGAAAAAGGAGATCAATGAGGCCGGTCTTGAGATGGAGGTAATCGAAAGCGTCAATATCCATGAAGACATAAAGAAAGGCCTTTCTACCAGGGACGAGTATATTGATGCTTATATAAAGACCCTGGAGCATTTAAGCCTTGTTGGGGTCAAGTGTCTCTGCTATAATTTTATGCCTGTGATGGACTGGGCACGTAGTGATCTTGCTTATCAGACAGACGACGGAAGCTATGTTATGGCTTACCGCCATGATGAGGTTTTACAGATGAATCCGGAAAAGATGGCAAAGGCCATGGAGGGAAAAGCCAGAGGATATTCTCTTCCAGGCTGGGAGCCGGAGCGGCTTTATGCCATGGCTCAGGACATTGAGTTTTATCAGTCCATGACACGGGAGCAATATTGGAATAATATGAAATATTTCCTGGATGCGGTAGTTCCTTATGCGGAGAAGTATGACATTAAGATGGCAATTCATCCAGATGATCCGCCATGGCCTCTTTATGGACTTCCAAAGGTCATTACCAATGCGGAAAATATCCGGACATTTCTTGATTTAAACAGCAATCCCTATAATGGATTGACCTTATGCACCGGCAGTCTGGGAAGCGATTTAAGCAATGACATTCCAGCCATGATGCGGGAGTTTGGAAACAGGAAGCGGATTCATTTTGCCCACATCAGGAATGTGCACCATATTTCGGATAAGGATTTTGATGAAGCGGCTCATCTTTCTTCCTGCGGGGATTTAGATATGTTTGCCATCGTAGAGGCTTTGTATGAATCTGGCTTTGAAGGATATATCCGTCCAGATCACGGCCGCATGATCTGGGGAGAACAGGCTCGTCCTGGATATGGTCTGTATGACCGGGCCATTGGAGCAAATTACCTGTTAGGTCTTTGGGAAGCCATTGATAAAACCCATAAAAAAAGAAAATAG
- a CDS encoding mannitol dehydrogenase family protein, producing MKLNRSCLTNREAWEKASVKLPEFDWEKMRSTTDKSPKWIHFGAGNIFRGFIAVLQQSLLNEGLEESGIIATDTFDYDIIDKIYTPFDNMTMMVSLKPDGTMDREVVASVARGVKADVSNETDFGYLVQTFENPSLQMVSFTITEKGYALANFRGELFPVVEKDMEDGPEKATHAMSVVTALLLKRYLAGGSPLALVSMDNCSHNGEKLRDSIVSIAEAWTKKGYASESFLSWVQDENKVSFPWSMIDKITPRPAEVVQKLLEEDGIEDMAPIITSKNTYIAPFVNAEIPQYLVVEDRFPNGRPALHKAGVYMTDRDTVNKTERMKVTTCLNPLHTALAVYGCLLGYNSIAAEMRDEDLTALVERIGYKEGLPVVTDPGILSPEDFIKEVIEYRLPNPFIPDAPQRIATDTSQKIPIRFGETIKAYLADENLDVQTLTAIPLAIASWLRYLLGVDDEGNAMEISSDPMLSELKEQLKGIRLGEKPEGKEGLEEILSNPVLFGTDLVKAGLSGKIETMLYEMLEGPGAVRKTLQRYVK from the coding sequence ATGAAACTGAATCGGTCCTGTTTAACAAACCGGGAAGCCTGGGAAAAGGCTTCTGTAAAGCTGCCGGAATTTGACTGGGAAAAAATGAGGTCGACCACGGATAAGTCGCCGAAATGGATTCATTTTGGAGCAGGGAATATTTTCCGGGGATTCATCGCAGTCTTGCAGCAAAGCCTGCTAAACGAAGGTCTTGAGGAAAGCGGAATCATCGCGACAGATACCTTTGATTATGATATTATTGATAAAATATATACCCCCTTTGATAATATGACCATGATGGTCAGTTTAAAACCGGACGGAACCATGGACCGGGAGGTAGTGGCAAGCGTTGCCAGGGGCGTAAAAGCTGATGTGAGCAATGAAACAGATTTCGGATATCTGGTGCAGACGTTTGAGAACCCTTCTCTTCAGATGGTAAGCTTTACCATCACTGAAAAAGGATATGCCCTAGCCAATTTCCGCGGAGAGCTTTTTCCTGTTGTGGAAAAGGATATGGAAGATGGTCCGGAAAAAGCCACCCATGCTATGAGCGTGGTGACAGCCCTTCTTCTTAAACGGTATCTTGCAGGAGGTTCACCTTTGGCACTGGTCAGCATGGACAATTGCAGCCATAACGGAGAAAAATTAAGAGACAGCATCGTATCCATCGCTGAAGCATGGACAAAGAAGGGTTATGCTTCCGAGAGTTTCCTTTCCTGGGTTCAGGATGAAAACAAGGTTTCCTTCCCCTGGTCCATGATCGATAAGATCACTCCGCGGCCAGCTGAAGTGGTGCAAAAATTACTGGAGGAAGATGGAATCGAAGATATGGCGCCCATCATCACCAGCAAAAACACATATATTGCCCCATTTGTCAATGCTGAAATTCCTCAGTATTTAGTGGTAGAAGACCGCTTTCCAAACGGACGTCCGGCACTTCATAAGGCTGGGGTATACATGACAGACCGGGATACGGTAAATAAGACAGAGCGTATGAAGGTTACCACCTGCTTAAATCCTCTGCACACAGCACTGGCAGTATACGGGTGTCTGTTGGGATATAACAGCATTGCTGCAGAGATGAGAGATGAGGACTTAACAGCCCTTGTCGAGCGGATCGGCTACAAAGAAGGCCTTCCGGTGGTTACAGATCCGGGAATCTTAAGCCCTGAGGATTTTATCAAAGAGGTTATTGAATACCGTCTGCCAAATCCATTTATTCCCGATGCCCCGCAGAGAATTGCAACCGATACCAGCCAGAAGATCCCCATCCGTTTTGGAGAGACCATAAAGGCTTATCTGGCAGATGAAAATCTGGATGTGCAGACCTTAACCGCAATTCCGCTGGCGATTGCCAGCTGGCTCCGTTATCTCCTGGGTGTGGATGATGAGGGAAATGCCATGGAGATCAGCAGTGATCCCATGCTTTCAGAATTAAAAGAACAGTTAAAGGGAATCAGGCTGGGAGAAAAGCCTGAAGGAAAAGAGGGACTTGAAGAGATCCTGTCCAATCCTGTTCTTTTTGGAACTGATTTGGTTAAAGCAGGACTTTCCGGAAAAATTGAAACCATGCTTTATGAAATGCTAGAAGGTCCAGGAGCAGTGAGAAAGACACTGCAGCGGTATGTAAAATAA
- a CDS encoding arsenate reductase family protein, whose protein sequence is MNIQIFGTGKCFETKKAQRYFKERGIKYQFIDMKEKGLSKGEYNGVKQAVGGLDAMLDETCKDQEALALIRYIAGEDKDEKVLENQKVLKTPIVRNGRLATVGYRPEVWKNWS, encoded by the coding sequence GTGAACATACAAATTTTTGGAACCGGAAAATGTTTTGAGACCAAGAAGGCACAACGCTATTTTAAGGAACGCGGAATCAAATATCAGTTTATTGATATGAAAGAAAAAGGGCTGAGCAAAGGCGAGTACAATGGGGTCAAGCAGGCGGTAGGAGGACTGGACGCGATGCTTGATGAAACTTGCAAGGATCAGGAAGCCCTTGCGCTTATCAGATACATTGCCGGTGAGGATAAAGATGAAAAGGTCTTAGAGAACCAGAAGGTACTGAAAACTCCCATTGTCAGAAACGGAAGGCTGGCTACGGTTGGATACCGGCCGGAGGTGTGGAAGAATTGGAGTTAG
- a CDS encoding cupin domain-containing protein: MKKPEKDQMWVFNKDIEGVQASEGVVRKVLAYCDGMMCVENQFEKGAIGNLHSHPHTQITYVASGKFEFTIGDEKNVVEAGDTLLKQDGIVHGCVCLEKGILVDIFTPMREDFL; the protein is encoded by the coding sequence ATGAAAAAGCCAGAGAAAGATCAGATGTGGGTATTTAATAAGGATATAGAAGGTGTTCAGGCTTCCGAAGGCGTTGTCAGAAAGGTTCTGGCATACTGTGATGGAATGATGTGTGTGGAAAACCAGTTTGAGAAGGGGGCTATTGGAAACCTCCACAGCCACCCCCATACCCAGATTACCTATGTTGCCAGCGGAAAGTTTGAGTTCACCATTGGTGATGAAAAGAATGTCGTAGAGGCAGGAGATACTCTTTTAAAGCAGGATGGCATCGTACACGGATGCGTTTGCCTTGAAAAGGGGATTTTGGTAGATATTTTTACACCTATGAGAGAAGATTTTTTATAA